The following proteins are co-located in the Sphingomonas panacis genome:
- a CDS encoding AAA family ATPase, which translates to MNAPFNPGKIGLREPFVAYVCDDATAETIRGVASDMGWAQEKVSTGGLRNAVQSLSVAASPQILLIDLSESGDPLNDINALAEVCEPGTVVIATGQVNDVRLYRDLVVSGIQDYLLKPLNPASLRDALTHAQAIFNAPKVIEDTGTRPHCATAFIGARGGVGASTLATSIAWLISERGPRNTAILDLDVHFGTGALALDLEPGRGLTDAIENPSRIDGLFIERAMVRASDTLSVLSAEAPINAPIMSDGAAFHQLQEEMRHAFECTIIDLPRAMLVQHPHLVAEVQVAVIVTELTLAAARDTIRILSWLKSNAPLTQVIVVANRVLPAAQLEISRKDFEGSIERKIDYFVPFDQKLAAQAAKLGKTLAEVGKTSKTTAPLVDVATQILAIGDTESGGPGRKKRAGAASLLGKIGDLKAMMPKRAAKTK; encoded by the coding sequence CGGCAAGATCGGGCTTCGCGAACCGTTCGTCGCCTATGTCTGCGACGATGCCACGGCCGAGACGATCCGGGGCGTCGCCTCCGACATGGGCTGGGCGCAGGAGAAGGTCTCCACGGGGGGCTTGCGCAATGCGGTCCAGTCGCTGTCGGTCGCGGCCAGCCCGCAGATCTTGCTGATCGATCTGTCGGAGAGCGGCGATCCGCTCAACGATATCAATGCGCTCGCCGAAGTGTGCGAACCCGGCACCGTCGTCATCGCGACCGGCCAAGTCAACGACGTGCGGCTGTACCGCGATCTCGTCGTCAGCGGCATCCAGGATTATCTGCTCAAACCGCTTAACCCCGCGTCGTTGCGCGATGCGCTCACGCACGCGCAGGCGATCTTCAACGCGCCCAAGGTGATCGAGGACACCGGCACCCGCCCGCATTGCGCGACCGCCTTCATCGGCGCGCGTGGCGGGGTCGGCGCGTCCACGCTGGCGACCTCGATCGCGTGGCTGATCAGCGAGCGCGGGCCGCGCAACACCGCGATCCTCGATCTCGACGTGCATTTCGGCACCGGTGCGCTCGCGCTCGATCTCGAACCCGGCCGGGGACTTACCGACGCGATCGAAAACCCCAGCCGCATCGACGGGTTGTTCATCGAACGCGCGATGGTCAGGGCCAGCGACACGCTTTCGGTGCTGTCGGCCGAAGCACCGATCAACGCGCCGATCATGAGCGATGGCGCCGCCTTCCACCAATTGCAGGAGGAGATGCGGCACGCCTTCGAATGCACGATCATCGATCTGCCGCGCGCGATGCTGGTCCAGCACCCGCACCTCGTCGCCGAAGTCCAGGTCGCGGTGATCGTCACCGAGCTGACGCTGGCGGCAGCGCGCGATACGATCCGCATCCTCTCCTGGCTCAAATCGAACGCGCCGCTGACGCAGGTGATCGTGGTCGCCAACCGCGTTCTGCCGGCAGCGCAGCTCGAGATCAGCCGCAAGGATTTCGAAGGCTCGATCGAGCGCAAGATCGACTATTTCGTGCCGTTCGACCAGAAGCTCGCCGCGCAGGCCGCCAAGCTCGGCAAGACGCTGGCCGAGGTCGGCAAGACTTCGAAGACGACCGCGCCGCTGGTCGACGTCGCGACTCAGATCCTCGCGATCGGCGACACCGAAAGCGGCGGGCCGGGCCGCAAGAAGAGGGCCGGCGCGGCGTCGCTGCTCGGGAAGATCGGCGATCTCAAGGCGATGATGCCGAAA